In Segatella copri, the DNA window GACCTATAGCTATGAGATGCCTAATGGACTCTTCCGTAAGACAGTACGCTATTATAACGAGAACTTAATCAGAGAGCTGCTTGTTAACAGTTTGGCTCATAGTTCAAGAACCATCTCTAACGACATCACAATCAAGGTGTATCCAGGTTATATCAGCATCTCCAATCCTGGTGGTCTCCCTTTGGGTGTAACCAAAGACAACATCCTTCATACTAAGCACAGACGTAATCCGAATATGATTGAGATACTGACTGCACTTGGATTGATGGAAGGTGAGGGCTCTGGCTATGACTTGATTTATGAGTTGGATGCCGTTGAAGCAAAGAAACAACCTGAGATAGAATCAACATTCAACACAGTCACAGTATATCAAAGTGCAGAGATTACGGATAAAGAAGTTGTTCGCCTGATGGATTATGTTGACCATAATTATCAGCTTTCCCAAAAGAACAAGATTGCTTTCGGTATCATAGCCAGAGAGAAACGCATTGCCGCAACCGATTTATCTAAAATCCTCCAGCTATCTGCAGAAGAACGATTGAGAAGCTATATTGATAACTTAGACAAAAGCAATCTGATAACGAAAGGTGGCGTCAAGAAAGGATCATTTTTCCAAATCAATACAACTTTGCTGAAAAATGCAAAATCTAACATTGTTACTAGTTTGAAGACTATAGAACCACATGTTCTTAAGGCACTAATTATGGAAGATCTCCGTGTGCATCCTTTGAGTAAAATATCTGATATAGCAGAGCGCATTCCTGATATAGATATGAAAGAGATTCGAAAGATGCTCTATTCTATGGTTGGGAAGGAGATAGAAAAAGAGGGCACTCGATTTGATAGTAAATATTATATAAAGTAATGGCATAAAAAAAAAGGTCTGAAAAAGAAAAAACTGTTAAAAATCATGTATTGAACTAATAATCAGCGACTTTCTTTTTTTCAGTATTCTTTTTCTACTCCTATATTTCATAAAAGAGATTTTAAGTCTCGGTATAAGAACAGACATTACGATGGAAACAAAGGATACCATCTATGTGATAGAACTGAAATTTAATAAGTCGGCACAAGAGGCTCTTGACCAAATCAACAACAAGCATTATACTGATGCTTTTGCCCTAAGGGGCAAAACCGTGGAAAAGATTGGTATGAACTTTATGATTGATGAAGATAAGACGATTGTATTGGATTGGGCAAAATAGGCTTTATGTTAATGGGGTTAACTCGCTCTAATTTGGACTTTGATTGAAAATCAAGAAGTTGGGCGTTTGCCTATATTATATAGGTAACAATATGGAAACGAGCGGACTTCTGCTCGTTTCTGTATTTTGCAATATGCAAAGAACACCTCAATTTGGGGGCAAAGATACGATATTTTTCTAAATATCCAATGATTTACAAGAGGAATTTTATGGAAATTAGAACTTTTTATAGTAAAACCTTGCTTCGCAAGTAATTTGAGATTAGAAACATCAGTGAATCCAAATTTAATGTATATTGTCTGTTTCCACAATTTTCACTGTGGTACGACTCCCAACAATATGTACCACAGTGAAACTTCTTTTTTTATATAGTTGTGCGAAAAAACATCAAGTCAATTCTTGTCATCATCTGTCGAGCCAATTCTTCAATTTCATGATTTTGTCTTTGCTGACCACAATTCGCAACTCAGGAAATCCATGAAGGCTAATGGTCATTTTGTATTTGAAGAAATTGGTGAGTTTGTCAATGCGCTCGATATTTACCATATATTGGCGGCTGACACGGAAGAACAAATTGGGATTTAATTGCAGCTCCAAGTCATTCAAAGATTGGTTGATGGGTACAGAATTACCATCACTAAGGTATGCCCTAACGACACCATTTTCTGATAAAAAATAACTAATGTCAGTTGTCTTGACAAGTTTGAAGCCATCATAGATATGCACAAGGAAATAGTCTCTCCATTTCTTACCTGTTGCCATCCCCATTTTCTCCATCAGAGCTGAGTAATCTATGACTTTATTGCACAGGGCTTTAGCCTTTGTTAGAGCTTTCGCCAATTCTTCTGTCAATATCGGTTTCTGAAGATAGGCGATGCCATTGCTCTTGAATGCTTCCAAGGCATATTCATTATAAGCCGTGGTAAATATCACAGGAGAAGTTGGGGCTATCTCCAAGAAAGCCTCGAACACATCACCATCGCCCAGTCTTATATCCGCAAAGATTACATCCTCGTCATGCGGATTTTGCAGATAGTCGATGACCGCTCTCATTGTTGTTAACGGTCCTTGTATTTCCATAGAGTTGTCTATGTTTTGCAAGAGGCGTTTCAGTCTTGAAAAACCACGTTCTTCGTCTTCTATGATTAAAACTTTCATGATTTTGATAAGATTGGAAGTTTAACTTCAAAATATTTATTGTCGTTACTAACGACTAGTTCCTTTCCTAATAGACTATAGCGCAGACGCAAGTTTGACAATCCCTTTTGTGTTGTAGGTAAAGTGCTCTTTATCGGATTCACTACATTTCTAACGATAATATATTCGCCATGACAATACACTGAGATAAAAAGCGGTCTTTCCTTGGTATGACAGTTATGCTTTATCGCATTCTCTACCATCATTTGTATCGCCAATGGCAAGGTCTCATTCTTGCATATTTCCAGTTCTTCGGCAATTTCCACATGTATGGTATGAGGAGAACTTATCTCTTGAAGCTCACAATAGTTCTTCACGAAATGAATCTCTTCATGTACTGGCACCGTCTCATCATCCAGATGTGTGACTACATATCTATAGATTTCAGAGAATTTCAGAGTGAAACTTTCTGCCTGTACAGGATTCTCCTCAATCAAGTCTGCCAACGTGTTGATGCTGTTGAATATGAAATGCGGATTCATCTGCAGACGCAAGAGATTATTGGTAAGCACTACGTTTTCCTTCTCTTTTCTGATGAGGATGGAGCAATAATATAGGCACGCATTCACCATGGTCAGCAATGTGGCGATTAATCCAAAAACATATAATCTGTCCCAATATACATCGTTCCCAGCATGCCAAAGGCTATCAAATATGTTTTCAAATGCAACAGCCCAAACAGAATTGGCTAGCAACAACAATAGGATATGGGTGACAAAACGAGGATTGCTTATCTTGTTTTTTACAAAAATGTCACCCAAGGAAATAGAAACCCACAAAGAGAATAATGTGTAAAAGGAACAATATACTATGTCGAAGCACAAGTCCTCGAAAGTGACACCTGTACCCACAAACGTATCAAAGTCCATCAGTGCCCATAGCAAGTAGGAAAAGATGCATGTGGTGATGGATATGATGAACCAACTCTTTATAAAACCATGATATTTCTTCATATTACTCATTTTTGCTTGCAAATTTAGTTTTTTTTTTCGAGATAGACAATAGTAAGAACCATGAATGACGAAAAAACACTCATGAATCCGCTATTTTCGCTTATGAACCATTCATAGCATAGTAAGATAAGGTTCATCTGTGGTTTTGAGTGATTCACACCTCAATTTCTCCGAATCACGATGATTGTACTTGCATAGTCTGAAATATCTTAATACTTTTGCACTCGAAAAATTTAGGTTAAATCAAAAATAAGGTAAATGAAAAAGTTAATTTTAGCAATGTGTACAGCTTCACTTCTGTTCTCATGTACAGATGATGATAGCCTAAGTACAAACTCAGCCCCAGTAGCAGACAATAATGGAATTGAGGTTGTAGAAGTATCCAATGGAAATGTTGTACAAGGTACACGAACATTGGGGGATGGAGAACTTGCGCTGAAATTTGATTCAGAGGCTAGTTTCCAGAAGTTCAAGAACGAGTTACTTAACGAGTCTAGTTTCGCAAGAACCGAGACTATTAGCAAATATGGCATCAAGAATCTTTATGATTTAGCAGATGATGCAGACGCAGAGCTTGAAAAGATTGGTAATGAGGCAACATCATTATCTGATTTCAACGCTAAATACTCAGAGTATAAAAAGAAGTATGAGGGACTGTTGATAACTGATGCTTCGGACAATTCTGATGTATCATTGTATGTACCTAATGCTGATTCACCAGAATCATATATTGCGAATAAGGATGGCTATTTCGTTGTTGGAAATGAAGTCAGAAAAATTAGTGTAAATTCTGAAAACTATCCAAATTATCCATCCCTCCCATCTATCCCTGGTCAGAAAGCACCATCACAGGAAGGTACAGTTGCTGGCACTAACAAAGTGGAACTCAGACCACGCAGCAACACCAAGATATATTTTGAAGCGTATGCTCAAGGGTATTATCTTCGAGTAAAGATGAGTGCTAAGAAACATATGTGGTATGGGTGGAAAAATGACCCACACCGTCAATATTTCTTTGATTCCTATCTTGACAACAACTTTGTCTATCTCGGACAAGGAAAATATGGACAAGAAGCCATTGTCAATAGACTTCCTAGATATATCTTCAATAACGAGAAGGCAGTAAAGAATGGCTTTGACATCATTTTAGGAAAGAGACAGACCGCTGCTAAGTTTACTGGAGAATTCCATGTCTGGTCAGACTTAACTTCAGAACATGACAAAGATGGAAATGACATAACAGAGAAAGTTGGAAATTTTGTCATGCCTAAATGCTTGGAAAGCAAAGCCCAAATTGTAAAAATAGACATTCTATAAAATTATAAGACGATGAAGAAAGTATTTTTAGCTATGCTTATCATGGCAAGTCTCTTACCTTTGTGCAGCATGGCACAACAGGGAGTCAAGGTGGATTTACATACTGGTACAAACTTGTCAGGTTTTGTTGGTGGAAATTCCTATGTAGCCCAAGATCAAAAAATGAAAATGGGTGCAAGTGTAGGTGTTGGGGTATCCTATGAAACAAGCAAGAACTTTGTCTATTCCTCGGGAATTGATTTCTTAATGACGGCAGGTAGCTATACCGCCATGTCAGACTACTATAATGGTGGACTTACAGCTGCATTTCCTGCGGTAAATTCAAGAGAACTATCCATCCAAATTCCTGTCAAGTTTGGATATGACTTCACTCTGGGTGAGAAGTTGCATTTCATTCCTTCTGTTGGTGCGTATGGAAGATTTTCCATGGTATCTATCAAGGAGAATGTAACCGAGAATACAGATGGAAAGTCTGGTAATAGCTTCAAATGGAACAGCTTCAACAACTATCAACATAATACCAATCGCCTTGATGGTTATAAGCGATGGGATGTTGGAGGCTTAATTGAAGGAAAGTTTGTTTATGCCAATCGTTATGCTGTAACATTAGGCTATTCTCGTGGTTTTCTTGACAAGTCACCTCAGTTTAAATTCAAGAACCACAGCTATCATCTGACATTGGGATATACATTATAGTGGTTCTCCTTGATTTTACAACAACAATGAAGACACTTTGTGGCAATTCTTGTAAAGAATAACCACAAAGTGTCATTTTTTATATTTGCTTACTAGAATTATCCAAATACCTGCTGCCACAACGTTTTGTTGCTTACGATGATCCTGACATCGGCTTTCATATACTTTTGCAGTATAGGAATATTTTGTCCCTGTGTGCTCACAGTGGCTGTAGCCATAAAATAGTTGCCATCTTCCCTATGTATGAGTTTGGCATTATGGCTTATGATGTTGCAGTGATAAGATGCATTGTCGTTGCCCTCGAAAGAAACATGAGCTGTCCTTGGCTCATCGAAAAGATGCAAATACTTATATGGTACAAACACTTGCACTGTTCTTTGATTGAGAACCTCACCATTAGCCTCTATGGATATAGGATAAGGTATCTTATAAAAAGCGACTGCGAAGGCGAGGACTATGATGGTAATGATTATAGTCCCCAAGCTGACGAGGCGAGGAGGAACCTTGCCTATCACGTTCCTCACCTTCTCACTTCTCAACTCGATATTATCTGATTCTCTTTCTTTCTGTTCCATGTCAAAAACATTTTAGTTTCCCAATTCCAACTGATTCTTCACAAGATTATAGTATGCCCCTCGCTTGGCGGTCAAAGACTCATGGTTGCCAACCTCAACGACCTTACCATGGTCTATGACTACGATTTGGTCGGCATTCTTCACCGTACTCAGTCGATGAGCCACAATCACGACAGTCTTACCCTTATAGAATTTATCCAAGTTCTCCACAATGTTTCTCTCATTGTTGGCATCGAGCGAGTTGGTCGCCTCGTCAAGGAAGATGTAGTCGGGATTCTTATACACCGCTCTTGCTATCAAGATACGCTGTTTCTGTCCCTGGCTCAGTCCCACTCCATCACGTCCAATCTTGGTATTGAACTTCAGCGGCAAGGCCATCACATAATCCTTGATGCAAGCTATCTCGGCTGCTTTCAACAACCGCTCCTTGTCTATGTCACCATCATCAACAGCAATGTTTCGTGCGATACTCTCCGAGAAGATAACACCATCCTGCATGACAACGCCACATTGTCTGCGCCACCATTTCTTGTTGAGCTTATTGATGTTGGTATTTCCTATGTTGATTTGCCCCTCCAAGACAGAATAATAGCCGAGCATCAAACGGATGAGGGTGGTCTTTCCACTGCCAGATGCGCCAACGATGGCTGTCACCTTACCTTGCGGAATGTGAATGCTCACATCGTCTATGGTCTTGCGCAAAGCATGTGGGTCGTACTTGAACATGATGTTCTTGATGTCAATGCCCTCATTCTTATCTTCAATAGAAGTTAGCAAACCTTCCTTTCCATTTTCATCATCCATCTGGTGAATCTCGTTGATTCGCTCCAAGCTAATCTTCACATCTTGCAGAGAATAGAAGAAGTTCATCAGTTGCTCCACTGGTGAGTTGAGCTGTCCGATGATGTATTGCACGGCAAGCATCATACCAAGTGTCATTTGCCCATGTATCACGGCGGTTGCAGCCACTACCGTGATGATGATGTTCTTCACCTCGTTGATAAAGATACTTCCTGCCTCCTGTGTCTGTTGGAGTTTGAGTGATTTCATCTGCACCCCAAACAAGTCTGCTTGCGTGTCCTCCCATTCCCATCTTCTACGTTGTTCACAATCCTGCAACTTGATTTCCTGCATGGAGGTGATAAACTCATAAGTTTTGTTATTGTTGATAGCTTGCTGCTCAAACAATTCATAGTCGAGCACCTTTCTCCGTTTCAAGAACAAGGTCATCCATCCGCCATAGAGGATACTTCCCAACAGGAAAATGACAAACACCAATTTATTATAGAAGAACAGTACCACCGAGAATACCACGAAGGTGAGCATGGCAAACGTGATGTTGAGCGTCTGCTGCGTCAAGAAAGTATTTACTCGGCTATGGTCGTTCATTCTTTGCATCAAGTCGCCCATGAGTTTCGTATCAAAGAAAGACATAGGCAGTTTCAATAGCTTGATGAAGAAGTCACTTACTAATGATATGTTGATGCGTAAGGATATGTGAAGCAACAACCATCTGCGGATAAAGTCTATTGCCGTCCGGCTGATTGTAAGCATCAACTGCCCCAAGAGTATCAGCCAAACAAAACCTATATCTTGGTCCTTGATACCGACATCCACGATAGATTGGGTAAGGAATGGCAGGACAAGCTGCAGGAGGCTTCCGACTACCAGACCCAAGATGATTTGTCCGAAATACTTGCGGTATTTCTTCACATACCCAAAGAGAAAGCGGAAAGACCTCTTTTCTTTGATTTTCTCTTCACCTTGCATCTTATAAGTAAAGAACGCAGGAGTGGTTTCCAAGAACATAGCAATGCCCTTGTCCTCACCATTGGAGTTCGTGCTTATCCAATGTTGTTTGAACTCGTCTAAGGTATAAGCAACCAATCCCTTCCCTGGGTCTGCTACATAGAACTTCTTGGATTTCTTAATCTTATATAAGACCACAAAGTGATTCTGATTCCAATGGAGAATACAGGGCAATGGAGCTTCGTTTAACATGGCGATAGAAATTCTCGCACATGCCGTATGTAATCCAAGAGTATTAGCTGCTTCATTGATTCCTAACATTGAAACACCTTCCGTTGTGGCAAAGCAAAGTTTCGACAGAGAATCTAATGTATATTCCCTGCCGAAATATTTACATACCATTTGCAAACTGGCTATGCCACATTGCATGGAATCATGTTGATGAAAACTTTCTATCGTTTTGGTCATTGATTAATACATTTTCATGATAGCACTATCAATATTCTTATTAACTTCTATTTCTCCACGTTCTGATTTCTTGCCATAGTTAAAGTTGTAAGTCAGAGTTAAATTAATATTACGCCCATCAGCATCGCTAAAATTCCACGAATTTCTATTATAGCATCCATACTCCATTGTTATATGTTGCTTGTCGTAACGTGAAAATGGGTTACGTGCTAAAGCCTCAATTGTCAATGACTTATGAGCCCAATTCGCTTTCCATTCATAGGTGGGGCGACGGTTTATGAGCCAGGGTTGGCGAATATCAAGCGATTTATAAGGGGTAAGATAATCAAAACTAAACATCCATTCCCCTGCAAGATAAACCAAGCCACTTTTTATGCGTAAACTGTTGTGCGACATATTATAGGCTGAGCCCCTTAATGTATTACATTCTTCAATTGTCGTGGCATTCAAACGTAAATGTTCATTCAATAAATTATAGGTGCAACTTACACTAAACATATTGCCGTAGAAAGTTCCCCCATTTATACGAGTATCAAAAATCGTATTCGTGTTAGCTGTATACTGATGTACTATGTTATCAAAATAAATGTTGCTATCATAGGATAAAGATAAATGCAATTTACCTATCTGTCCATTATATGAAAGAGTGTTTCCTAACACTTTCATTGGGACAATATCTGGATTACCACAAGTTGCCTCAAAAAAAGATGTCGGAACAACCATAGAATTCTTTTCTGACGGCTCAAATAGGGTATGCGTAAAAAGACCATTTAACGAAAAAGAATGCTTGCTATTAATGGCATAATTTCCTCCATAAAATGCGACTGGTATACAGTAATTGTCATGTACGGAGTTTAAAGATACGGCAGTATTAGACAAACCTGCAGAGACATAATAATAGTATTTCTCACTGTATTTGCTAAGTTGAAGTAATCCAACAGTAACATTGGAAGTCAGTTGCTGTTTACCCATTGCAGTTCCAGCATAATCATCAGTATAATGTTTATAATCATTACTCAACACCCCTGTTAGGGTAAGACTATTTTTCAAAGTTTTAGAATAACGTATATTTCCATTCAGCACAAAGTTGTCTTCTATTACTTTAGAACTTAGGGATGATTGTTCTGTTTCTGCATACAGACTGTAGTATTTATTGTGCCCCATAGAAGCAGATGCTGTAATGTCAAAAGCCTGCTCTTTCGGCAACCATAATGTATAATTTGCATATGCAGATGGTGCTATAGATTGGCTATTATTGGCTATAGTCCGTCTCGTTGTGCCATATGGTTCTGTGTAGGAAATACTCTGTATGGTGTTGGTATTTGGCGTAGCTTGGCGAGTAAAGCCCACATAAGTATTTAATCTATGGCTGTTACCCATTGAGGTTAAACGCAATCGTATGGCTTGCCCGTTGTTTTTTTTCAACGAGCTTTCATCATTATAATTACGTTCCAGAACGGATTTGTCCGAAAAGGTAAACATATCATTTCCTCCTGTATAGCTATGGTCTCTATGCCAGTCACCTATGGCTGTTAGCGAAAGTGAGTATCGTTTCTTATTGAAATCAGCAAAAGCTAGATATTCTCCCGATTTGTAAGCAAATCCTTCGTTTGCAGACAAATACACATTGCCTCCATAATTCATTTTTATCGTAACAAAATTAACCAATCCTGCTTTACCCGCATATTTGCCGCTTGGAGTTCTTATATATTCTATTGTACGAATGTTCTTTGCGCTAAGAGATGCTACATCTTCAGGTAATGCCTCCATACCATTAATGCACAAAACGACCTCTCCTCCACTATGAGTAGTAATACTACGAGTACGTGCCGATACTTCCAAGTCAGGAGTCTGCATAAGATACAGTAAATTAAAACCGTTAGCAGAATGTTTTTTCTCGAGTTGAGTTGGTATCAACAATGTCTTGTTGCTCATTTCTATCTGACCTTCTGCGGTCACAACAACCTCTGGCAATTTTTCATTTTTAAGACTATCTGTTTGTGCTTTAACATCTGTTAAAAAAACAAGCAATGAGCAAAAAATAATTAAGTATTTATACATTTAAGATATTATGGAGTAATTTATATATATATATTTAAAGATGATAAAATCATGGATGGGCGTGTCAATATATGCTTGACACTCCCATCCACACAGAATACTAAACGTAGCCTCGTTACTCTAGTTCTTATTTCTTTATTGTTGGTAAACTAGGTCGTGGCTTTGGTTTTACTATTGGACATACGCAATTGCAAGTTGAAGTAGAAACACAGCTTTGGCTGCTTCTTGATGAGCCGCAAGAACCTTGAGCGGCAACAGTGTGTGCTTGTCCTCCAAGCACAAGCATTAGTGACTCCTTGTTCAAAACAGAAAATTCGTCTGTCAGAACTGATTTCAACTGATTAAACTTTTTCATTGATTAAATATATTTAAATTAGCCTACTCTATAAGCTTTTCGGCAACTGCTTTATTCCTTAGTGCAATAATGTGGAGCGAGAGATTTCAAGACATAAAATACTAGGAACCTTATTCCAATCATAAAATTTTAGAAGTTGGTATCCTATCCCTGCAAATCCCATAAACAAACCTACTTGACTATTTCGGTTGTCATCTCCACAAATAACATCTTGCCCCTTACTTATCTCTGTTGCTATTGAATTAACCCATTTCAAGGCTTTTGTATCATTTCGCATGGACAACAAGTGTAGTATTTCTAAATTTCCCATAGAACCATGGCAAACAGAAAGATTGTAGCCAATTCTTTTTTCAACCTGCTTGATTGCAACATTTAGTTCTTTCATCATTATCTTGTCGGAAAAACCTTCTGACGCTAAGATTAGTCTTGATAATGCTATTCCTGTTGCACCGTGACACCAACTTCCGCTATCTTCTTCATATGAAGTGTTGCGTCCATCAATCCATCCTTGGATTTTATCTGAGTAAAAAGAGCGGTCATGAAGTAGGGAATGTTTAAATGCTTCCAAATATCGAATTTCACCAAATTGCTTATATAGCAAAAACATTGCAGTTGCCATAGAAGAACTACCATGAGCAAAACCTCCTAAATTCAATTCTTTCTCACCAACAATCTTATTGCCATCAGTGTATGTCCAATACATTTTTCCGTTTATATTTTTGGCAAGTTGCAACAACCTTTCACCACTCGCTTTCAAAATAATCAATTTATCGGTTTCCTTCATTAATTTGCATTGAGTCGTAAAAAGGATTACGCCAGCTAATCCTGACATATAATCAAATTGAGTTGTAATTGGTATCAATTCCTTCACCTCTTTGACTATTGACTGATATATAGAAGTATTGTATAATTTAGGAAACGTTTCCATAATATATAATAATCCCATAATACCGGACAATGGGGATATGGCAATTTCGTTCTTCTTTACACCAATATGAGCAACATCTCTATTTTCACACAATTGCCTAAAAATTCCAAGAGCAATTTTTTCATGTTGCTGCTCATGACTATATGTGAACAACGTTAGATAAAACAGACATACTCCCAAAAGTCCATCATATAAAGAGTCATTCATCAAACATACTTGAAATTTTCCATCATAGACATTTCTTGTTCTACATACAAATCCTATTTCATTATCGATTTGTATCATTCGTTTACGAATCTCTTTCTCTATTCGTTCAATTGCTTGCCATAGAACATTTCTATCTATAGAATCTTTCCCAACAGGTAAAATGCGCTTTTTATTTGTATCGGAGACTCCTATAACATCTAAAAAGAAATTTACAGACTCATCTATCATGCACAATTGTTCTTCCTGCACTTTTGAGGAAAGTGCAGATAACTTTTCAGCTATGATAGTAGCTCCTTTGGACTCAACAGGAATCCAATCATCTACAACGATGTCATTCGGCAAAGTATATAGAGAATTCTTGTTTAAATACATGAAATAGTAGGGTATATCTCCCTTTTCTATCTGACTTGCAACAGAGTGTATAAGAGGAATACTTAACAAACCATAAGATTCTTTTCTTATAATAGGCTCTATAAGTTCCTCTATATTCTTGCCTCCGTGCAGATATGGGGGAGTTACCATCTCGGTTAAAATGTAAGAATATATAACCGTTGGATGCAATAAAACCCTTGAACGCATAAAGTTGAAATCATAAGAGTAGATATAGCTTAATAAGTCAAGTTTATGAGCTCTCATGAAGTTACATGCATCAGTAAACCCTTTTTCTAAATCTTGAAGAGTTTCTGCCGTGATAGGATAAGATTTTCCTTCTTTTTTAGGCAAATGAAAATTAGAATCATCAAATTCAAATAACACTGATGAGATTTGCGACCTATCATTTGCTCCATTAAACATCCAATCTGGCAAGATACCTGTTTCAAGGACAGAAGACTGTAAGTACGCACTGATTTTAGTGCTATCCAAATGTTTAAACTTCTTTGATACAACTGATTCGCAGTCAATTATATATGGGCAATTTCCAATTACTATCAAGTTATCTGGAATTATATCTTGTGCACCTAACAGATATAATAAAGCCTGTATTTTTCCAAAATTATAATAGTACTCATTGATAGAATCACTATTCTTCATGTCACAAGGTTTCACTTGAAAATGCCAAGAATAGTTTTCTCTGTCTATGAATGCAGGTATTCCAAATTGTATAGACAATCCCATC includes these proteins:
- a CDS encoding type 2 lanthipeptide synthetase LanM family protein, with the translated sequence MDLKFEILKYSQKSTCKDMQERKGFFMFPYYNYIYDAIAKIIDKYPFVQMNDIVGQLSYQVVSYAYNNYLKFVYPFEYNLAKENNFLKGYTEEEQSQFFRDKLSSNDEWIIYFFEKYPKLLSILESYTVNIMLHIDRLLFALKADIESFAMKESKIDEISLFEGDLHAGNCVSSVLFLNGTKLYYKPRGAANEKFIMSIISALDKMGLSIQFGIPAFIDRENYSWHFQVKPCDMKNSDSINEYYYNFGKIQALLYLLGAQDIIPDNLIVIGNCPYIIDCESVVSKKFKHLDSTKISAYLQSSVLETGILPDWMFNGANDRSQISSVLFEFDDSNFHLPKKEGKSYPITAETLQDLEKGFTDACNFMRAHKLDLLSYIYSYDFNFMRSRVLLHPTVIYSYILTEMVTPPYLHGGKNIEELIEPIIRKESYGLLSIPLIHSVASQIEKGDIPYYFMYLNKNSLYTLPNDIVVDDWIPVESKGATIIAEKLSALSSKVQEEQLCMIDESVNFFLDVIGVSDTNKKRILPVGKDSIDRNVLWQAIERIEKEIRKRMIQIDNEIGFVCRTRNVYDGKFQVCLMNDSLYDGLLGVCLFYLTLFTYSHEQQHEKIALGIFRQLCENRDVAHIGVKKNEIAISPLSGIMGLLYIMETFPKLYNTSIYQSIVKEVKELIPITTQFDYMSGLAGVILFTTQCKLMKETDKLIILKASGERLLQLAKNINGKMYWTYTDGNKIVGEKELNLGGFAHGSSSMATAMFLLYKQFGEIRYLEAFKHSLLHDRSFYSDKIQGWIDGRNTSYEEDSGSWCHGATGIALSRLILASEGFSDKIMMKELNVAIKQVEKRIGYNLSVCHGSMGNLEILHLLSMRNDTKALKWVNSIATEISKGQDVICGDDNRNSQVGLFMGFAGIGYQLLKFYDWNKVPSILCLEISRSTLLH